A region of Lycium barbarum isolate Lr01 chromosome 3, ASM1917538v2, whole genome shotgun sequence DNA encodes the following proteins:
- the LOC132632692 gene encoding protein NRT1/ PTR FAMILY 2.11-like isoform X1, with amino-acid sequence MSSNKIDAMENNEKTTSFRDDDSEKEPEINYRGVKAMPFIIGNETFEKLGAIGTLSNLLIYLTKVFNMSHISAATLINVFNGTTNFATLLGAFLSDTYFGRYKTLGFSSITSFLGLFVIALTAVFKKLHPPHCDSKDISQCIGPTGGQMAFLLSGFGLLIIGAAGIRPCNLAFGADQFNPNTESGKRGINSFFNWYFFTLTFAQMVSVTLVVYVQSDISWSIGLAIPAIFMLISCFLFFGGTKIYVKVKPEGSPLTSVAQVLVVSIKKRRLKLPEQPWKSLFNYTSLKSINSKLPYTHQFRFLDKSAIVTPEDQIKSDGSAANPWNLCSVQQVQEAKCVVRVIPIWAAAIVYHIAITQQQQFVVYQALQSNRHLGNSNFQIPAATYTIFSMLSLTLWIPIYDRIVVPLLRRITGKEGGITILQRMGFGIFLTVLSSLVSAFIEERRRKLVFTNPALGQHSERGLVSSMSALWLVPQLSLAGLAEAFCAIGQVEFYYKQFPENMRSIAGSFFFLGMAASSYLNSFLISIVHQTTGKAKTGNWLPEDLNKGRLDYFYFLITALGILNVVYFIICARWYKYKGSDDTSSVTLEMERKNVEKHFV; translated from the exons ATGAGTAGCAATAAGATAGACGCCATGGAAAATAATGAGAAAACAACAAGTTTTAGAGATGATGATAGTGAGAAAGAGCCTGAAATTAATTACAGAGGAGTGAAAGCCATGCCATTTATAATAG GAAATGAAACCTTTGAGAAACTTGGAGCAATTGGCACACTTTCCAACCTGTTGATTTATCTCACAAAAGTTTTCAACATGAGCCACATCTCCGCCGCAACTCTGATCAATGTCTTTAATGGAACCACCAATTTTGCCACTTTGCTTGGAGCTTTCCTCTCTGATACTTACTTTGGTCGTTACAAAACACTAGGATTTTCATCCATTACTTCATTTCTG GGGTTGTTTGTGATAGCATTAACAGCAGTATTCAAGAAGCTACATCCTCCACACTGTGATTCGAAAGATATCAGCCAATGCATAGGACCAACAGGGGGGCAAATGGCATTCTTGTTGAGTGGATTTGGGCTACTGATCATAGGTGCAGCAGGGATTAGGCCATGTAACTTAGCTTTTGGTGCAGACCAATTCAATCCCAATACAGAATCTGGTAAAAGGGGTATTAATAGTTTCTTCAACTGGTACTTTTTCACCTTAACATTTGCTCAAATGGTGTCTGTTACACTCGTGGTTTACGTGCAATCGGACATTAGCTGGTCCATAGGACTAGCCATTCCTGCAATATTCATGTTGATTTCATGCTTCCTCTTCTTTGGGGGCACTAAAATTTATGTCAAAGTGAAACCAGAGGGCAGCCCATTGACAAGTGTAGCCCAGGTTCTTGTGGTTTCTATCAAGAAAAGAAGGCTAAAATTGCCAGAGCAACCCTGGAAATCTCTTTTCAATTACACTTCTCTCAAGTCTATCAATTCCAAGCTTCCATACACTCATCAATTCAG GTTTCTTGACAAGTCTGCAATAGTAACACCAGAAGACCAAATCAAATCAGATGGATCAGCAGCCAATCCATGGAACCTATGCAGTGTGCAGCAAGTGCAAGAAGCTAAATGTGTTGTAAGGGTAATTCCTATTTGGGCTGCAGCAATTGTATACCATATTGCAATAACTCAGCAGCAACAATTTGTTGTCTACCAAGCCCTTCAATCAAACAGACATCTTGGCAACAGCAACTTCCAAATTCCAGCAGCAACTTACACTATTTTCTCCATGTTAAGTCTCACTCTTTGGATACCCATATATGATCGTATCGTCGTCCCATTACTCCGAAGAATCACTGGAAAAGAAGGTGGTATAACTATCCTTCAAAGAATGGGATTTGGTATATTCCTAACTGTTCTATCATCCCTTGTATCTGCATTCATCGAGGAACGAAGGAGAAAACTGGTTTTCACAAATCCAGCATTAGGGCAACATTCAGAAAGAGGATTGGTTTCTTCCATGTCAGCTCTATGGTTGGTTCCTCAGCTATCCTTAGCAGGACTTGCAGAGGCATTTTGTGCCATTGGACAAGTGGAATTCTACTACAAGCAGTTCCCAGAAAACATGAGAAGTATAGCAGGGTCTTTTTTCTTCTTGGGAATGGCTGCTTCAAGTTACTTGAACAGTTTCTTGATCTCTATAGTGCACCAGACAACAGGAAAGGCGAAAACCGGTAACTGGCTACCGGAAGACCTTAACAAGGGGAGATTGGATTACTTCTATTTCTTGATTACAGCGTTGGGGATCCTTAATGTTGTTTACTTCATAATATGTGCTAGGTGGTACAAGTACAAGGGAAGTGATGACACCAGCAGCGTTACattggaaatggaaagaaaaaatgTTGAGAAACACTTCGTATGA
- the LOC132632692 gene encoding protein NRT1/ PTR FAMILY 2.11-like isoform X2 → MSHISAATLINVFNGTTNFATLLGAFLSDTYFGRYKTLGFSSITSFLGLFVIALTAVFKKLHPPHCDSKDISQCIGPTGGQMAFLLSGFGLLIIGAAGIRPCNLAFGADQFNPNTESGKRGINSFFNWYFFTLTFAQMVSVTLVVYVQSDISWSIGLAIPAIFMLISCFLFFGGTKIYVKVKPEGSPLTSVAQVLVVSIKKRRLKLPEQPWKSLFNYTSLKSINSKLPYTHQFRFLDKSAIVTPEDQIKSDGSAANPWNLCSVQQVQEAKCVVRVIPIWAAAIVYHIAITQQQQFVVYQALQSNRHLGNSNFQIPAATYTIFSMLSLTLWIPIYDRIVVPLLRRITGKEGGITILQRMGFGIFLTVLSSLVSAFIEERRRKLVFTNPALGQHSERGLVSSMSALWLVPQLSLAGLAEAFCAIGQVEFYYKQFPENMRSIAGSFFFLGMAASSYLNSFLISIVHQTTGKAKTGNWLPEDLNKGRLDYFYFLITALGILNVVYFIICARWYKYKGSDDTSSVTLEMERKNVEKHFV, encoded by the exons ATGAGCCACATCTCCGCCGCAACTCTGATCAATGTCTTTAATGGAACCACCAATTTTGCCACTTTGCTTGGAGCTTTCCTCTCTGATACTTACTTTGGTCGTTACAAAACACTAGGATTTTCATCCATTACTTCATTTCTG GGGTTGTTTGTGATAGCATTAACAGCAGTATTCAAGAAGCTACATCCTCCACACTGTGATTCGAAAGATATCAGCCAATGCATAGGACCAACAGGGGGGCAAATGGCATTCTTGTTGAGTGGATTTGGGCTACTGATCATAGGTGCAGCAGGGATTAGGCCATGTAACTTAGCTTTTGGTGCAGACCAATTCAATCCCAATACAGAATCTGGTAAAAGGGGTATTAATAGTTTCTTCAACTGGTACTTTTTCACCTTAACATTTGCTCAAATGGTGTCTGTTACACTCGTGGTTTACGTGCAATCGGACATTAGCTGGTCCATAGGACTAGCCATTCCTGCAATATTCATGTTGATTTCATGCTTCCTCTTCTTTGGGGGCACTAAAATTTATGTCAAAGTGAAACCAGAGGGCAGCCCATTGACAAGTGTAGCCCAGGTTCTTGTGGTTTCTATCAAGAAAAGAAGGCTAAAATTGCCAGAGCAACCCTGGAAATCTCTTTTCAATTACACTTCTCTCAAGTCTATCAATTCCAAGCTTCCATACACTCATCAATTCAG GTTTCTTGACAAGTCTGCAATAGTAACACCAGAAGACCAAATCAAATCAGATGGATCAGCAGCCAATCCATGGAACCTATGCAGTGTGCAGCAAGTGCAAGAAGCTAAATGTGTTGTAAGGGTAATTCCTATTTGGGCTGCAGCAATTGTATACCATATTGCAATAACTCAGCAGCAACAATTTGTTGTCTACCAAGCCCTTCAATCAAACAGACATCTTGGCAACAGCAACTTCCAAATTCCAGCAGCAACTTACACTATTTTCTCCATGTTAAGTCTCACTCTTTGGATACCCATATATGATCGTATCGTCGTCCCATTACTCCGAAGAATCACTGGAAAAGAAGGTGGTATAACTATCCTTCAAAGAATGGGATTTGGTATATTCCTAACTGTTCTATCATCCCTTGTATCTGCATTCATCGAGGAACGAAGGAGAAAACTGGTTTTCACAAATCCAGCATTAGGGCAACATTCAGAAAGAGGATTGGTTTCTTCCATGTCAGCTCTATGGTTGGTTCCTCAGCTATCCTTAGCAGGACTTGCAGAGGCATTTTGTGCCATTGGACAAGTGGAATTCTACTACAAGCAGTTCCCAGAAAACATGAGAAGTATAGCAGGGTCTTTTTTCTTCTTGGGAATGGCTGCTTCAAGTTACTTGAACAGTTTCTTGATCTCTATAGTGCACCAGACAACAGGAAAGGCGAAAACCGGTAACTGGCTACCGGAAGACCTTAACAAGGGGAGATTGGATTACTTCTATTTCTTGATTACAGCGTTGGGGATCCTTAATGTTGTTTACTTCATAATATGTGCTAGGTGGTACAAGTACAAGGGAAGTGATGACACCAGCAGCGTTACattggaaatggaaagaaaaaatgTTGAGAAACACTTCGTATGA